One genomic segment of Ricinus communis isolate WT05 ecotype wild-type chromosome 5, ASM1957865v1, whole genome shotgun sequence includes these proteins:
- the LOC8272110 gene encoding glyceraldehyde-3-phosphate dehydrogenase, cytosolic, whose product MAKIKIGINGFGRIGRLVARVALQRDDVELVAVNDPFISTEYMTYMFKYDTVHGQWKHHDIKVKDDKTLLFGDKAVTVFGFRNPEEIPWGQSGADYVVESTGVFTDKDKAAAHLKGGAKKVIISAPSKDAPMFVMGVNEKDYKSDLNIVSNASCTTNCLAPLAKVIHDKFGIAEGLMTTVHSITATQKTVDGPSMKDWRGGRAASFNIIPSSTGAAKAVGKVLPALNGKLTGMAFRVPTVDVSVVDLTVRLEKKATYEDIKAAIKAESEGKLKGILGYTDEDVVSSDFVGDSRSSIFDAKAGIALNDNFVKLVSWYDNEWGYSSRVIDLIRHIASVQ is encoded by the exons ATGGCCAAGATTAAGATCGGTATTAATG GATTCGGAAGGATTGGGCGTTTGGTTGCAAGAGTTGCATTGCAAAGAGACGACGTCGAACTCGTCGCCGTTAATGATCCCTTTATCTCAACTGAATACatg ACCTACATGTTTAAATACGATACCGTTCATGGACAATGGAAGCATCATGATATTAAGGTTAAAGATGATAAGACGCTTCTCTTTGGTGACAAAGCTGTCACTGTTTTTGGCTTCAG AAATCCTGAGGAGATTCCATGGGGACAGAGCGGTGCTGACTACGTAGTTGAGTCCACTGGTGTTTTTACTGACAAGGACAAGGCTGCTGCTCACTTGaag GGTGGTGCAAAGAAGGTAATTATCTCTGCCCCGAGCAAAGATGCTCCCATGTTTGTTATGGGAGTTAATGAGAAGGACTACAAGTCTGACCTTAACATTGTCTCCAATGCTAGCTGCACTACCAACTGTCTTGCTCCTTTGGCTAAG GTTATTCACGACAAATTTGGTATTGCTGAGGGTCTTATGACAACTGTCCACTCCATTACTG CCACCCAAAAGACCGTTGATGGACCATCGATGAAGGACTGGAGAGGTGGTAGAGCTGCTTCCTTCAATATCATTCCTAGCAGTACTGGAGCCGCTAAG GCTGTAGGGAAAGTGTTGCCCGCACTGAATGGAAAGTTGACTGGAATGGCTTTCCGTGTTCCCACAGTTGATGTCTCAGTGGTTGATCTAACTGTTAGACTTGAGAAGAAGGCTACTTATGAAGATATCAAAGCTGCTATCAA GGCTGAATCTGAGGGAAAGCTAAAAGGAATCCTCGGGTACACTGATGAAGATGTCGTCTCAAGTGATTTTGTGGGTGACAGCAG GTCAAGCATTTTTGACGCCAAGGCTGGAATTGCACTGAATGATAACTTTGTGAAACTTGTGTCTTGGTATGACAATGAATGGGGTTACAg CTCACGCGTGATTGACTTGATCCGTCACATAGCCTCTGTGCAATGA
- the LOC8272111 gene encoding cytosolic Fe-S cluster assembly factor NBP35 isoform X1, with product MENGEIPEDANENCPGPQSETAGKSDACQGCPNQEACASAPKGPDPDLVAIAERMATVKHKILVLSGKGGVGKSTFSAQLSFALAAMDFQVGLMDIDICGPSIPKMLGLEGQDIHQSSLGWSPVYVESNLGVMSIGFMLPNPDDAVIWRGPRKNGLIKQFLKDVYWGELDFLVVDAPPGTSDEHISIVQFLQATGIDGAIIVTTPQQVSLIDVRKEVSFCKKVGLEVLGVVENMSGLCQPLTDFRFMKLSETGEQEDVTEKVLEYMREKAPEMLGLIASSEIFDSSGGGATQMCRDMGVPFLGKVPLDPQLCKAAEEGRSCFADQKCGVSAPALKSVIEKLLVANKWR from the exons ATGGAGAACGGTGAAATACCTGAAGACGCTAATGAAA ATTGCCCAGGTCCTCAATCTGAAACAGCTGGAAAATCAGATGCCTGTCAAGGATGCCCTAATCAAGAAGCTTGTGCTTCTGCCCCTAAAGGCCCTGATCCtg ACTTGGTGGCAATTGCAGAACGGATGGCTACAGTAAAGCATAAGATATTAGTTTTATCAGGGAAAGGGGGGGTTGGCAAGAGCACATTCTCCGCCCAACTCTCATTCGCACTAGCAGCAATGGATTTCCAGGTTGGTCTCATGGACATTGATATTTGTGGACCAAGCATTCCTAAGATGCTTGGCTTGGAAGGTCAAGACATTCACCAGAGTAGCCTTGGCTGGTCTCCTGTATATGTTGAGTCAAATCTTGGGGTCATGTCAATTGGATTTATGCTCCCCAACCCTGATGATGCTGTTATATGGAGGGGGCCTCGCAAGAATGGGCTCATTAAGCAGTTTCTCAAGGACGTGTACTGGGGAGAGCTTGATTTCCTAGTAGTTGATGCCCCACCCGGGACGTCAGATGAGCATATCTCAATTGTTCAATTCCTTCAGGCTACTGGAATAGATGGTGCAATTATTGTTACTACTCCCCAACAAGTATCTCTAATTGATGTGCGTAAAGAAGTGAGTTTCTGTAAAAAAGTTGGATTGGAGGTCCTTGGGGTTGTTGAGAACATGAGTGGCTTGTGCCAACCACTGACAGATTTCAGGTTTATGAAGTTGAGTGAGACTGGAGAACAAGAAGATGTCACAGAAAAGGTTTTGGAATATATGAGAGAGAAAGCTCCAGAGATGCTAGGCCTGATCGCTTCTAGTGAAATATTTGATAGCAGTGGAGGGGGTGCAACACAAATGTGCAGAGACATGGGTGTACCTTTCCTTGGAAAGGTACCACTAGATCCACAGCTTTGCAAGGCAGCTGAAGAAGGGAGGTCCTGCTTTGCTGATCAAAAGTGTGGAGTAAGTGCTCCTGCACTAAAAAgtgtaatagaaaaattacttGTGGCAAATAAGTGGCGTTAG
- the LOC8272111 gene encoding cytosolic Fe-S cluster assembly factor NBP35 isoform X2, whose amino-acid sequence MENGEIPEDANENLVAIAERMATVKHKILVLSGKGGVGKSTFSAQLSFALAAMDFQVGLMDIDICGPSIPKMLGLEGQDIHQSSLGWSPVYVESNLGVMSIGFMLPNPDDAVIWRGPRKNGLIKQFLKDVYWGELDFLVVDAPPGTSDEHISIVQFLQATGIDGAIIVTTPQQVSLIDVRKEVSFCKKVGLEVLGVVENMSGLCQPLTDFRFMKLSETGEQEDVTEKVLEYMREKAPEMLGLIASSEIFDSSGGGATQMCRDMGVPFLGKVPLDPQLCKAAEEGRSCFADQKCGVSAPALKSVIEKLLVANKWR is encoded by the exons ATGGAGAACGGTGAAATACCTGAAGACGCTAATGAAA ACTTGGTGGCAATTGCAGAACGGATGGCTACAGTAAAGCATAAGATATTAGTTTTATCAGGGAAAGGGGGGGTTGGCAAGAGCACATTCTCCGCCCAACTCTCATTCGCACTAGCAGCAATGGATTTCCAGGTTGGTCTCATGGACATTGATATTTGTGGACCAAGCATTCCTAAGATGCTTGGCTTGGAAGGTCAAGACATTCACCAGAGTAGCCTTGGCTGGTCTCCTGTATATGTTGAGTCAAATCTTGGGGTCATGTCAATTGGATTTATGCTCCCCAACCCTGATGATGCTGTTATATGGAGGGGGCCTCGCAAGAATGGGCTCATTAAGCAGTTTCTCAAGGACGTGTACTGGGGAGAGCTTGATTTCCTAGTAGTTGATGCCCCACCCGGGACGTCAGATGAGCATATCTCAATTGTTCAATTCCTTCAGGCTACTGGAATAGATGGTGCAATTATTGTTACTACTCCCCAACAAGTATCTCTAATTGATGTGCGTAAAGAAGTGAGTTTCTGTAAAAAAGTTGGATTGGAGGTCCTTGGGGTTGTTGAGAACATGAGTGGCTTGTGCCAACCACTGACAGATTTCAGGTTTATGAAGTTGAGTGAGACTGGAGAACAAGAAGATGTCACAGAAAAGGTTTTGGAATATATGAGAGAGAAAGCTCCAGAGATGCTAGGCCTGATCGCTTCTAGTGAAATATTTGATAGCAGTGGAGGGGGTGCAACACAAATGTGCAGAGACATGGGTGTACCTTTCCTTGGAAAGGTACCACTAGATCCACAGCTTTGCAAGGCAGCTGAAGAAGGGAGGTCCTGCTTTGCTGATCAAAAGTGTGGAGTAAGTGCTCCTGCACTAAAAAgtgtaatagaaaaattacttGTGGCAAATAAGTGGCGTTAG